The sequence CGAGGTGCACCAGGAGCCGGGCTGCAAGCTCTACTCGTTGCACGAGGCCCCCGGCAAGTTCGTCTTCGTCGAGGAATGGGCCGACGACGCCGCGATGGCCGCGCACGGCGCCGGTCCCGCGATCGGCAAGATGTTCAGCGCGTTGGACGGGCGCCTCGACGGCCCGCCCGATCTCGTCTTCCTCACCCCGGTCCCCGCCGGCGACCCGGCCCTGGGCCAGCTGCGCGCCTGAGCGACTTCGGCGGTCTCCGCGCGCTCGCCCCTCACCGCTCGTGGCGGCGAAGCGGCGCGCGGAGCCGGCGAATCCCGTAGGTCCTGGCGTATCGCGGGTAGTCGGCGAACCGCCGCAGGGGCCAGAGCGCATTGGTCCCTTCGGTCGAGCTCGCGTGCAGCAGCAGGAAGTCGTCGCCGACCCGGTCGCCGGTGTGAATGGCCACGTGGTTGACCGCGAAGTCGCGGAAGTTCAGC is a genomic window of Pseudofrankia inefficax containing:
- a CDS encoding putative quinol monooxygenase, which codes for MPVIVATMIPKADQVDEVRAILVELIPEVHQEPGCKLYSLHEAPGKFVFVEEWADDAAMAAHGAGPAIGKMFSALDGRLDGPPDLVFLTPVPAGDPALGQLRA